Part of the Flammeovirga pectinis genome is shown below.
CTAAGTATTAACCCAAGACTGCAATACCCTATTACTTAAAAAGTGCAGCACTAATCGAAATTAAATTTAACTAGTATTTACTTTTACTCCGTTAGGGTATTCAACCGTTATTTTTTGCTCAACAGGATTAGATAGAGAGAAGGGAATAAATTGAGCGGGTAAGTCGATATTTTTTTTACCACGAAACTTGGTTACCCAA
Proteins encoded:
- the tnpA gene encoding IS66 family insertion sequence element accessory protein TnpA, which translates into the protein MSKKEEMSAHLAAWKESGLTQKAYCELHSIKVPTFSYWVTKFRGKKNIDLPAQFIPFSLSNPVEQKITVEYPNGVKVNTS